In Eleutherodactylus coqui strain aEleCoq1 chromosome 4, aEleCoq1.hap1, whole genome shotgun sequence, the following are encoded in one genomic region:
- the LOC136625725 gene encoding Krueppel-like factor 15 encodes MVSLLCNEPLSASDLLSNATSPCGQTITVSQSGDESTLTLLQDDASPSSLSLVEQLQNSSVSIQKKGVDEGGLKEVEGILLSQLVKAVEEPKEATPMTPLKLPDFCAQISRDFSPTLEEIEEFLKENMDLIREELVEKQPMSGTWVQNCMTNEQTSDTDTSQATENVSTLLTPDTPASPPCTASSIPVILQIQPASGASSLAQSSTGVVRLTQLVISVQGQSLALAPLPGPTSPGDQKYVRIAPLPVAVRPLTLGGVFVSEGQQKIQKGAPAVIRVHKCSHPGCNKMYTKSSHLKAHFRRHTGEKPYVCTWPECGWRFSRSDELSRHKRSHSGVKPYQCTICDKKFARSDHLSKHMKIHRSQRSGGCRTSRANT; translated from the exons ATGGTTTCTTTGCTTTGCAATGAACCACTTTCTGCCTCCGATCTTCTGTCTAATGCCACTTCTCCGTGTGGGCAAACCATCACTGTGTCGCAGTCTGGAGACGAATCAACGCTGACCCTTCTGCAGGATGATGCCAGCCCTTCCTCTCTGTCTCTGGTAGAACAGCTTCAGAACAGTTCTGTCTCCATACAGAAGAAGGGTGTAGATGAAGGTGGCCTTAAAGAAGTGGAAGGAATTCTACTATCACAGCTGGTAAAGGCTGTGGAGGAGCCAAAGGAAGCTACTCCAATGACACCATTAAAGCTCCCAGACTTTTGTGCCCAGATCTCTAGGGACTTCAGTCCAACACTAGAAGAAATTGAGGAGTTTTTAAAGGAAAATATGGATCTTATCCGAGAAGAACTGGTTGAGAAGCAGCCCATGTCTGGAACATGGGTTCAGAACTGCATGACAAATGAGCAGACTTCAGACACCGATACAAGTCAAGCGACTGAGAATGTATCAACTCTGCTAACGCCGGACACTCCAGCCAGTCCGCCTTGCACGGCAAGCAGTATTCCGGTCATCCTTCAAATCCAACCAGCATCTGGTGCTTCTTCGTTGGCACAGAGCTCTACAGGTGTTGTCCGGCTCACACAGCTTGTTATCAGTGTACAAGGGCAAAGCCTGGCACTGGCACCACTCCCAGGGCCTACTTCACCTGGGGACCAAAAGTATGTACGAATCGCTCCTCTACCAGTGGCTGTCCGACCATTGACATTAGGAGGAGTGTTTGTCAGTGAGGGACAGCAGAAAATTCAGAAGGGTGCTCCTGCTGTGATCAGAGTGCACAAGTGCAGTCACCCTGGCTGCAACAAGATGTACACCAAAAGCTCACATCTTAAAGCCCACTTCCGGCGACACACCGGGGAGAAGCCTTATGTTTGTACGTGGCCAGAGTGTGGATGGAG GTTTTCCCGTTCTGATGAGCTTTCAAGACACAAGAGATCGCACTCTGGAGTAAAACCGTACCAGTGTACTATATGTGACAAGAAGTTTGCCCGCAGTGACCATCTGTCCAAACACATGAAGATACATCGTAGCCAGAGATCTGGTGGATGTCGGACATCACGAGCCAACACTTAG